In Gammaproteobacteria bacterium, the genomic window CCCTTCACGGCGGCCGCGATGTCCTTGACCTTCAGCTTGGCCTTCTTGGCCTTGGCCTCGGAGGCCGAACCCGGACGCAATGCGACGGTCACGTCCACACCGGAGTCCTTCAGGTTATTGGCGTGGGCGTGACCCTGCGATCCATAGCCAACGATCGTTACCTTGCGCTTCTTGATCAGGGACAGGTCGCAGTCCTTATCGTAGTAGATATTCATCATGGCTGTTACTCCGAAACGTCTGTAATTCTTTTCGATGAGATACAAGATGCAAGAGACAAGTAAAAACCGTTTGTTTAGATTTTACTTGTCTCTTGTCTCTTGTCTCTTGCCTCTCGTATCTCCAGTTATAAGCGCAATGCCCTTTCCCCACGGGCGATGCCGGACACGCCGGAGCGCACCACCTCCAGGATCAGTGCCGGGTCGACGGCCTGGATGAGGGCATCGATCTTGTCGCCGGTGCCGGTAAGCTCGATGACATAACTAGCCCCGGTCACGTCGATGATGCGGCCGCGGAAGATATCCGCCAGGCGCTTCAACTCAGCGCGTGCGGCGCCTTCGGCGCGCACCTTCATGAGCAGCATCTCCCGTTCAATATGAGGCCCCTCGGTCATATCCATCAGCTTGACCACGTCGATCAGTTTGTTCAACTGCTTGGTGATCTGCTCGATGATCGACTCCGTGCCCCGCGTGACGATGGTCATGCGCGACAGTGACGGATCCTCCGTCGGCGCGACCGTCAGTGACTCGATATTATAGCCGCGCGCCGAGAACAGCCCCGCCACGCGCGACAATGCCCCCGCCTCGTTCTCGACCAGTATGGAAATGATATGCCGCATATTTGTTCTCTGTTAACCACAAAGGACACTAAGGACACGAAGGTGATTCGAGACAAAAGAAAATGGTTTCACAATATTTTCCTTTGTATCCTTCGTGTCCTTCGTGGTTAATGTGCATCAAATCAAAATCATCTCGTTCTGACCCGCGCCGGCCGGGATCATCGGGTAGACGTTCTCGGTCTGGTCGGTGATGAAGTCCAGGAATACGACCTTGTCACGGATCTTCATGGCTTCCTTCAGCGCACCTTCCACGTCGGCGGGCTTCTCGATGCGCATGCCGGTATGGCCATAGCTTTCGGCGAGCTTCACGAAATCCGGCAGCGACTCCATATACGACATGGCGTAACGCTTCTGATAGAAGAACTCCTGCCACTGCCGCACCATGCCGAGGTAGCGGTTGTTCAGGTTGATGATCTTGATGGGCAGCCCGTACTGGCGGCAGGTCGACAGCTCCTGGATGCACATCTGGATACTGCCTTCACCGGTCACACAGCACACCGTCTCGTCCGGGTAGGCGAGTTGCACGCCCATCGCCGCTGGGAAACCGAAGCCCATGGTGCCCAGGCCGCCGGAGTTGATCCAGCGCCGTGGTTTGTCGAACTTGTAGAACTGCGCGGCCCACATCTGGTGCTGACCCACGTCCGAAGTGACGTAGGCATCGCCCTTGGTGACCTTGTAGAGCGTCTCCACCACATATTGCGGCTTGATGAGCTCGCTGGAGCGGTCAAACTTCAGGCAGTCCATCGCCCGCCATTCGTCGATCTGCGTCCACCACGCCTGGAGCGCCCCGGCATCGGGCCGTTCAGCGCTCCCCTTGATCATCTTGATCATCTGCTTGAGCACGTTGTCGACACCGCCGACGATGGGCACGTCCACCTTGACGTTCTTGGAGATGGAGGCCGGGTCCACATCGATGTGGATGATCTTGGCGGTTGGGCAGAATTTCTCGATGTTGCCGGTCACGCGGTCATCGAAGCGCGCGCCGATGGCGATGAGCACGTCGCAGCTGTGCATCGCCATGTTGGCCTCATAGGTCCCGTGCATGCCGAGCATGCCGACGAACTGCCTGTCGGTCGCCGGGTAGGCACCCAGCCCCATGAGGGTGTTGGTGATCGGGAAGTCGAGCAGCCGCGTCAGCTCGATGAGTGTCTTGCTGGCATTGTCCAGAATCACGCCACCGCCGGTGTAGAGCATCGGTCGCTTGGCGGTCAGGAGCAGCTCGACGGCCTTCTTGATCTGGCCGGCGTGACCCTTCACCACCGGGTTGTAGGAACGCACGGTGACGCGCTTGGGATAGCTGTACTCGCAGCGCTGTGCACTCACGTCCTTGGGGATATCCACCACCACCGGACCGGGGCGGCCGGTGCTGGCGATATAGAAGGCTTTCTTGATGGTCTCGGCGAGATCGCGCACGTCCTTGACCAGGAAGTTGTGCTTCACGCAGGGTCGCGTGATACCGATATTGTCGACTTCCTGAAAGGCATCGTTGCCGATCAGCGGCGTCGGCACCTGGCCGGTGAACACCACCATCGGGATGGAGTCCATGTGGGCCGTCGCGATGCCGGTCACCGCGTTGGTCGCACCCGGGCCGGAGGTCACCAGCACCACGCCGGGGCGACCGGTGGCGCGCGCATAGCCGTCGGCGGCGTGGGTCGCGGCCTGCTCATGGCGCACCAGGATGTGCTGCACCTTGTCCTGCCGGTACAGGGCGTCGTAGATGTGCAACACCGCGCCACCGGGATACCCGAAGATGATATCCACGCCCTCATCCTGCAGACAGCGGACGAAGATCTCGGCACCGGTCAATTCCACGAACAGTCTCTCCTGCGAACCTGGTTTGGCGGGGGCGATCCCGCTAATTCGTTGTGGATAAACAAAAATGCCCGCTCAACAGGCTGGCCGCCTGACGCGGGCTGAACGCCGGAAGCTACGTATATTAGCGGCTCAGGTCAAGGGGCACCAGCATCAGATCACCCGGGGCCGGCCGCCATATTCGTGACCGGTGGCCTTGCTCCCCGCGGAGCACGCCACGTAAGCTGGCCGGCAGTGTCATCCGGCGGGTCTGACAACAAACGGGGGTCATCGCATATGAACAGGCTGCGTTCCGGCTGGATTCTGGCTGGCTGGCTACTGGGTGTCGGGTTGGCCCAGGCGGCCATGTACAAATGGGTGGATGAGAACGGCACGACACAATACAGCCAGTTCCCGCCACCCGGCCGCGACTACCAGACCGTGGTCCCGCCACCACCCCCTGCGGTGGACCCCGACCGGGCCCAACAACAGCTGGAGCAACTGCTGCAGAAGCAGGACGAGGCC contains:
- the ilvN gene encoding acetolactate synthase small subunit; its protein translation is MRHIISILVENEAGALSRVAGLFSARGYNIESLTVAPTEDPSLSRMTIVTRGTESIIEQITKQLNKLIDVVKLMDMTEGPHIEREMLLMKVRAEGAARAELKRLADIFRGRIIDVTGASYVIELTGTGDKIDALIQAVDPALILEVVRSGVSGIARGERALRL
- a CDS encoding DUF4124 domain-containing protein gives rise to the protein MNRLRSGWILAGWLLGVGLAQAAMYKWVDENGTTQYSQFPPPGRDYQTVVPPPPPAVDPDRAQQQLEQLLQKQDEAYKARNEAAEKEREAAAATKRREANCQAARENLKLLTTGGNRRIIGPDGVAYYPTAEERQERIDKAQKQIGEFCD
- a CDS encoding acetolactate synthase 3 catalytic subunit; the encoded protein is MELTGAEIFVRCLQDEGVDIIFGYPGGAVLHIYDALYRQDKVQHILVRHEQAATHAADGYARATGRPGVVLVTSGPGATNAVTGIATAHMDSIPMVVFTGQVPTPLIGNDAFQEVDNIGITRPCVKHNFLVKDVRDLAETIKKAFYIASTGRPGPVVVDIPKDVSAQRCEYSYPKRVTVRSYNPVVKGHAGQIKKAVELLLTAKRPMLYTGGGVILDNASKTLIELTRLLDFPITNTLMGLGAYPATDRQFVGMLGMHGTYEANMAMHSCDVLIAIGARFDDRVTGNIEKFCPTAKIIHIDVDPASISKNVKVDVPIVGGVDNVLKQMIKMIKGSAERPDAGALQAWWTQIDEWRAMDCLKFDRSSELIKPQYVVETLYKVTKGDAYVTSDVGQHQMWAAQFYKFDKPRRWINSGGLGTMGFGFPAAMGVQLAYPDETVCCVTGEGSIQMCIQELSTCRQYGLPIKIINLNNRYLGMVRQWQEFFYQKRYAMSYMESLPDFVKLAESYGHTGMRIEKPADVEGALKEAMKIRDKVVFLDFITDQTENVYPMIPAGAGQNEMILI